The Candidatus Methylarchaceae archaeon HK02M2 genome has a segment encoding these proteins:
- a CDS encoding UbiA family prenyltransferase: MMNFHSIIDLIRPVNSVMVGFAVIVGIAVASPGSVLATPSLFGFLTGFFITGFSMVVNDYYDIEVDKVNRPDRPLPSGTVSPNSAIMLALILLIFGIVSSILIGFNNFIIASAFAFLAWLYNFWGKSKGLIGNTMVAGSVAIPYIYGGMAIGYADNLLLLWLALTSFLAATGREVVKTICDMEGDKFRKVRSIARVYGPKFASIFGAVMFMVAIISSWFPFLIGIVGVVYALLILIPDTIFMYTSIKILRSPSESNALHVKNISLLGMLTGLIAFLVGGIMA, from the coding sequence ATGATGAATTTTCATTCAATAATCGATCTTATAAGACCTGTCAACTCTGTTATGGTTGGGTTCGCAGTAATAGTGGGTATAGCTGTTGCGTCTCCTGGTAGTGTACTTGCAACTCCTTCTCTTTTTGGTTTCTTGACAGGGTTCTTCATAACTGGTTTTTCCATGGTTGTAAACGATTACTATGATATTGAGGTAGATAAAGTGAACAGACCCGATAGACCTTTACCAAGTGGAACAGTCTCCCCAAATTCGGCTATAATGCTTGCTTTAATTTTACTTATCTTCGGGATAGTTTCATCCATCTTGATAGGCTTTAACAATTTTATAATAGCATCAGCCTTCGCATTTTTAGCTTGGTTGTACAACTTCTGGGGGAAGAGCAAAGGATTAATTGGAAATACGATGGTTGCAGGATCTGTGGCAATCCCATACATATATGGCGGCATGGCTATAGGATATGCTGATAACCTTCTCTTGCTCTGGCTTGCTCTAACATCTTTCTTGGCCGCTACTGGTAGGGAGGTCGTCAAGACTATATGTGATATGGAAGGTGATAAATTTAGAAAGGTAAGATCGATCGCAAGGGTATACGGTCCAAAATTTGCATCGATATTTGGTGCTGTAATGTTCATGGTGGCAATAATATCGAGTTGGTTTCCATTTCTCATAGGTATAGTTGGTGTAGTTTACGCTTTATTGATACTTATCCCGGATACAATATTCATGTATACATCCATAAAAATCCTCAGATCGCCATCTGAATCTAATGCATTACATGTAAAAAACATTTCACTCTTAGGCATGCTCACAGGATTGATAGCCTTTCTTGTAGGAGGGATAATGGCTTAA
- a CDS encoding AAA family ATPase: MWVEKYRPKTIKDMVGNERTRISFLNWLKEWKCGSEPALLVGPPGTGKTTLMHLAADELGYNLIELNASDVRTKSNMMQKLGPALSTRSLIDEKPLIFLDEVDGMYYRQDRGGIEFVQELIKSGKVPLVMAANVEDDKQVIKLIRKSKVFRFRRVASRFVELYIEDILKRDGAKLSKESIRLIVREAKGDMRAALNTAQSLAGLSTEELSSVISSRNLKCSLRESFEAFFNAESKDQAYEALRVCRVSPRDKVRLFYMSVVNSGLSEDVLIRALEKIGEADEIVKKIGKTQEWRLLRYLDRLLAYSLYNILPKGAVSYSEDDMPWDLKLKMWNEGKVLKDIGRQLSKILHTSSREAISIFIPYLLFILDKDKGSMKRFIKLLGLSENALKPMLKEAKRINLKVR, from the coding sequence ATGTGGGTAGAAAAATATAGACCTAAAACCATCAAGGATATGGTCGGGAACGAGAGGACTAGGATAAGCTTTTTGAACTGGCTTAAGGAATGGAAGTGTGGCTCAGAACCTGCCCTCTTGGTGGGTCCACCTGGAACTGGCAAGACAACTCTAATGCATTTGGCTGCCGATGAACTTGGCTACAATCTTATTGAATTGAATGCCAGTGATGTGAGAACAAAGAGTAACATGATGCAGAAGTTAGGACCTGCGTTAAGCACCCGAAGTCTGATTGACGAGAAACCACTCATATTCTTAGATGAGGTCGACGGTATGTACTATAGGCAGGATAGAGGTGGGATAGAGTTCGTACAAGAGCTGATAAAAAGTGGAAAAGTGCCTTTGGTCATGGCTGCAAATGTGGAAGACGATAAACAGGTCATAAAACTGATTAGAAAATCTAAGGTATTTAGATTTAGAAGGGTGGCATCAAGGTTTGTAGAACTTTATATCGAGGATATTCTAAAAAGAGATGGAGCAAAACTAAGTAAAGAATCCATCCGTTTGATAGTTAGAGAAGCTAAAGGTGACATGAGGGCAGCCCTCAACACAGCCCAATCCTTAGCTGGTCTCTCTACTGAAGAATTGAGTTCTGTTATATCTAGTAGAAATTTGAAATGCAGCTTAAGAGAAAGTTTTGAGGCGTTCTTCAATGCAGAATCTAAAGATCAAGCTTATGAAGCCTTAAGGGTTTGTAGAGTCTCTCCAAGGGATAAAGTAAGATTATTCTATATGAGTGTAGTAAACAGTGGTTTAAGCGAAGATGTACTAATAAGAGCTCTTGAGAAGATAGGTGAAGCAGATGAGATTGTGAAAAAGATAGGTAAAACTCAAGAATGGAGGCTCTTAAGATATCTTGATAGGTTGCTTGCTTATTCTCTATATAATATTCTTCCTAAAGGTGCAGTAAGTTACAGCGAAGATGACATGCCTTGGGATTTAAAGCTCAAGATGTGGAATGAGGGCAAAGTTTTAAAAGATATTGGAAGGCAACTTTCAAAAATCCTTCATACCTCATCGAGAGAGGCTATATCAATATTCATACCATACCTCTTATTCATTCTCGATAAAGACAAGGGATCTATGAAAAGGTTCATCAAGTTGCTAGGACTAAGTGAAAACGCATTAAAGCCGATGCTAAAAGAAGCTAAGAGGATTAATCTAAAGGTAAGATAA
- the moaA gene encoding GTP 3',8-cyclase MoaA gives MLLDEYGRTTYNLRLSVTSKCNLNCIFCHKEGNDVIGDNLTPKGIEEVVKVVTSYGVKKVKITGGEPLIRSDIVETVNRISSVRGIHELSMVTNASLLEPLAEPLKRAGLNRVNVNIPSLDQEKYHEVTQGKLEPTLRGVKSAVKYGLTPVKINMVLLRGINDDELDDYIKFASEVGAHIQVIELEPIRIKSEFFDEMYMHPGMIERLLEKRALSSWNRESMQKRKVYDLGDTNVEIVHPIDNTEFCAFCNRIRLTSDGAFKPCLMENCNKVYINDALVKGDIPKILKSYLKSIMNREPYFKAN, from the coding sequence ATGCTACTCGATGAATATGGAAGGACGACATACAACTTACGCTTATCTGTAACTTCAAAATGTAACCTTAACTGTATTTTCTGCCATAAAGAGGGAAATGATGTAATTGGTGATAATCTTACACCAAAAGGTATAGAGGAAGTTGTGAAGGTTGTTACAAGTTATGGAGTTAAGAAAGTGAAGATAACTGGTGGGGAGCCTTTGATTAGAAGTGATATAGTGGAGACAGTAAATAGAATATCATCTGTGCGAGGTATTCATGAATTATCAATGGTTACCAACGCGTCTCTTCTAGAACCATTGGCCGAGCCTTTAAAGAGAGCTGGATTAAATCGAGTAAATGTCAATATCCCTTCTCTGGACCAAGAAAAGTATCATGAAGTTACCCAGGGAAAGCTTGAGCCTACTCTGAGAGGTGTCAAGTCTGCAGTAAAGTATGGACTCACACCTGTAAAGATTAACATGGTTCTATTGAGAGGGATAAATGATGATGAACTGGATGATTACATAAAGTTTGCAAGTGAGGTAGGTGCACATATTCAGGTAATCGAATTAGAGCCCATCAGGATAAAGAGCGAATTTTTTGATGAGATGTATATGCATCCTGGTATGATTGAAAGATTGCTTGAAAAGAGGGCCCTGAGTTCATGGAATAGAGAGTCTATGCAGAAGAGGAAGGTTTACGATCTTGGCGATACGAATGTTGAAATTGTCCATCCCATCGATAATACAGAGTTCTGTGCATTCTGCAATAGAATTCGCCTTACAAGCGATGGTGCATTTAAGCCATGTCTTATGGAGAACTGTAATAAAGTCTACATAAATGATGCTCTTGTTAAAGGGGATATTCCTAAAATTTTAAAGAGCTATCTAAAATCTATTATGAATCGTGAGCCTTATTTCAAAGCCAATTGA
- a CDS encoding MogA/MoaB family molybdenum cofactor biosynthesis protein, whose protein sequence is MAPKSVNITIITVSTSRYKKATQGIAVDDLSGSKAVKMIKENGHKIISRKLVNDEKEMIRLEVLRSLYDEDADLVILLGGTGLAKRDVTIESIMPLLDKEMGGFGEIFRAVSYQKIGTPAYLSRALAGTLNGKMVFCLPGSPQAVELALNLILPELSHFAYIIQDVN, encoded by the coding sequence TTGGCTCCAAAGAGCGTAAACATCACCATAATAACGGTGAGTACATCTAGATATAAGAAAGCTACTCAAGGTATAGCAGTCGATGATCTTTCTGGTTCTAAGGCTGTTAAAATGATCAAAGAAAATGGTCATAAAATAATATCAAGAAAGTTGGTAAACGATGAAAAGGAGATGATAAGGCTGGAAGTTCTTCGGAGTCTATATGATGAAGATGCAGATTTAGTCATTTTATTAGGTGGTACAGGCTTAGCAAAAAGAGATGTAACTATAGAATCTATTATGCCGTTATTAGATAAAGAGATGGGAGGGTTTGGAGAGATTTTTAGAGCTGTAAGTTATCAGAAGATAGGAACCCCAGCTTATCTATCGAGAGCTTTGGCAGGTACTTTAAATGGAAAGATGGTCTTCTGTTTACCTGGTTCTCCACAGGCTGTTGAATTGGCTCTAAATTTGATCTTACCAGAGTTATCACATTTTGCTTATATTATTCAGGATGTGAATTGA
- the moaC gene encoding cyclic pyranopterin monophosphate synthase MoaC yields the protein MKIKMVNISKKPDQYREATASGEIKLRPETIKLIREKKVEKGDPLQIATLAGINGSKFTPWAIPLCHPISIENTKVDIDIKDGSIVVTTKVIAYSKTGVEMEALTATSIALLNIWDVVKMYEKDEKGQYPTTLISSIKVLRKVKGDVINL from the coding sequence ATGAAGATAAAGATGGTTAATATATCAAAAAAGCCTGATCAATATAGGGAAGCTACAGCCTCAGGTGAGATAAAGTTGAGACCTGAGACTATCAAGTTGATAAGAGAGAAAAAAGTAGAGAAGGGCGATCCGCTTCAGATAGCTACCTTAGCAGGGATCAACGGTTCAAAATTCACTCCGTGGGCCATACCTTTATGCCATCCCATCTCTATAGAGAACACCAAAGTCGATATTGATATTAAAGATGGAAGCATTGTCGTTACTACTAAAGTAATAGCTTATAGTAAAACTGGTGTAGAGATGGAAGCTCTTACAGCTACATCTATAGCCTTACTTAATATCTGGGATGTAGTGAAAATGTATGAGAAGGACGAAAAAGGACAATACCCCACAACTCTGATTTCAAGTATAAAGGTCTTGAGAAAGGTGAAGGGAGACGTCATCAACTTATGA
- a CDS encoding AAA family ATPase, giving the protein MALDVKKEVLALQKKYRIIGREEELENALTAISAWKNILLEGPVGVGKTVIAVSIAKHFDRPFYRVDGDERYTEHKLTGWFDPATVIAKGYSWETFIPGPLTQSMFDGAFLFINELNRMPEGTQNVLLPAMDEKQIILSKIGLVEAKKGFSIIATQNPEEFVGTSRLSEALKDRFVLIKLDYQTEDEERKIVHKETGNNDKTAIEIAVKIMRATREDPEIRRGASVRGAIDIMDIVQYSAGSSTLNPEIWIKAAIMSLSTKMELQDRATQSMKDVIQRIVSKILEKYSQNSGDKSSSEGTDTDQSKINQVDAFTLSKNVPRIKDAIKKGDIPKALFIIQDSPQSVYEILCKEGLFEKMLQATEQSEMKWSAAQLLLTLQSANLDPKHKKIARKVLNRTIIRMAAQIAGRGVVPKEYVKVQFEPGLEDFDIEQTLENKLGKDFLDYQDIISIKKDEKKTAVSLMLDISNSMQQEKITIAALAVGVLAYKLRTDPYSVITFNKDTHTLKPIVDTPNIENLIDKMLDLQPGGLTDIKLALEKGLEELNIYDLPEKLGILITDGCVTKGGNPLHIAGKYPRLHVIQVPFTISGDFRMCKNLAKAGRGKYSYVKNFQELPRAIMNILR; this is encoded by the coding sequence ATGGCATTAGATGTAAAAAAGGAAGTCTTAGCCCTTCAAAAGAAATATAGAATAATCGGTCGTGAGGAGGAGTTAGAAAATGCTCTCACAGCAATTTCTGCTTGGAAGAACATCCTTCTTGAAGGCCCAGTTGGAGTTGGCAAGACGGTTATAGCTGTATCTATCGCTAAGCACTTCGACCGTCCTTTTTATAGGGTTGATGGAGATGAGCGCTATACTGAACATAAGCTTACTGGATGGTTCGACCCCGCAACGGTGATAGCAAAAGGCTATTCGTGGGAAACTTTCATACCCGGTCCTTTAACACAATCTATGTTTGATGGGGCTTTTCTTTTCATTAATGAATTGAATAGAATGCCCGAAGGGACTCAAAACGTACTATTGCCCGCTATGGACGAGAAGCAGATAATTCTCTCAAAGATAGGTTTAGTCGAAGCTAAAAAAGGCTTCTCGATAATCGCAACTCAAAATCCTGAAGAGTTCGTCGGTACAAGCAGACTTAGTGAAGCTTTAAAGGATCGTTTTGTGCTTATTAAGCTCGATTACCAAACTGAAGATGAGGAAAGAAAGATAGTCCATAAAGAGACAGGGAACAATGACAAAACTGCTATTGAAATTGCAGTAAAGATCATGAGAGCAACAAGAGAAGACCCTGAAATCAGACGTGGGGCTTCGGTTCGTGGCGCAATAGACATTATGGATATTGTCCAATATTCAGCTGGGAGTTCTACTCTAAATCCAGAAATTTGGATAAAAGCCGCAATAATGTCCTTGTCCACCAAGATGGAACTTCAAGATCGGGCAACCCAAAGTATGAAAGACGTCATACAAAGAATCGTTAGTAAAATTCTTGAAAAATATTCCCAAAATTCAGGTGATAAGTCATCAAGTGAAGGTACAGATACTGATCAAAGCAAGATCAATCAAGTTGATGCATTTACACTGTCAAAAAATGTCCCACGCATTAAAGATGCTATTAAAAAGGGAGATATCCCTAAAGCTTTGTTCATTATCCAAGACTCACCTCAATCTGTTTATGAAATTTTATGTAAAGAAGGTCTTTTTGAGAAGATGTTACAAGCTACCGAGCAATCAGAAATGAAATGGTCAGCAGCCCAGCTCTTGCTTACACTCCAATCAGCAAATCTTGATCCCAAGCATAAGAAGATTGCTAGAAAAGTCTTAAATAGAACTATCATAAGGATGGCGGCCCAGATAGCTGGAAGGGGAGTCGTTCCTAAAGAGTATGTAAAAGTTCAGTTTGAACCAGGTCTGGAAGATTTTGACATCGAACAGACACTTGAGAATAAGCTCGGTAAAGACTTTCTTGATTATCAGGATATAATATCTATTAAAAAAGATGAAAAGAAGACCGCAGTTTCATTGATGCTGGACATTAGTAATTCAATGCAACAAGAAAAGATAACTATAGCTGCATTAGCTGTTGGTGTTCTTGCATATAAGTTGCGTACGGACCCCTATTCAGTAATCACTTTTAACAAAGATACACACACGCTTAAGCCAATCGTTGATACCCCAAATATAGAGAATTTGATCGATAAGATGTTGGACCTCCAACCAGGAGGACTAACAGATATCAAGTTAGCCTTGGAAAAAGGTTTGGAGGAATTGAATATATACGATTTACCTGAAAAGTTAGGCATCCTCATAACAGATGGCTGTGTTACAAAAGGAGGAAATCCATTACATATTGCAGGAAAGTACCCTAGGCTTCATGTCATTCAAGTTCCTTTCACTATAAGTGGAGATTTTAGAATGTGCAAAAATCTTGCAAAAGCTGGTAGAGGAAAATATTCATATGTTAAAAACTTTCAAGAATTACCACGTGCAATAATGAATATATTAAGATGA